A window of the Chlorocebus sabaeus isolate Y175 chromosome 8, mChlSab1.0.hap1, whole genome shotgun sequence genome harbors these coding sequences:
- the KBTBD11 gene encoding kelch repeat and BTB domain-containing protein 11, which produces MEHAVAPCVLYPGTEPGAAGEGESEGAASPAQTPCSLGASLCFSSGEESPPQSLASAAEGSATSPPSSGGPRVVERQWEAGSAGAASPEELASPEERACPEEPAAASPEPRVWLEDPASPEEPGEPAPVPPGFGAVYGEPDLVLEVSGRRLRAHKAVLAARSDYFRARASRDVLRVQGVSLAALRLLLADAYSGRMAGVRPDNVAEVVAGARRLQLPGAAQRATDAVGPQLSLANCYEVLSAAKRQRLNELRDAAYCFMSDHYLEVLREPAVFGRLSGAERDLLLRRRLRAGRAHLLAAALGPAGERAGSRPQSPSGDADARGDAAVYCFHEAAGEWRELTRLPEGAPARGCGLCVLYNYLFVAGGVAPAGPDGRARPSDQVFCYNPATDTWSAVRPLRQARSQLRLLALDGHLYAVGGECLLSVERYDPRADRWAPVAPLPRGAFAVAHEATTCHGEIYVSGGSLFYRLLKYDPRRDEWQECPCSSSRERSADMVALDGFIYRFDLSSSRGEAQAAGPGGVSVSRYHCLAKQWSPCAAPLRPPGAPTGLQPFRCAALDGAIYCVSRAGTWRFQPARDGEAGGDAGQGGGFEALGAPLDVRGVLIPFALSLPERSPRGEQGAA; this is translated from the coding sequence ATGGAGCACGCGGTGGCCCCCTGCGTCCTCTACCCAGGGACGGAGCCCGGGGCTGCGGGGGAGGGCGAGAGCGAGGGCGCCGCGTCCCCGGCGCAGACACCCTGCAGTCTCGGCGCGTCCCTGTGCTTCAGCTCCGGGGAGGAGTCCCCGCCGCAGTCCCTCGCTTCAGCGGCGGAAGGCTCGGCCACCTCCCCGCCCTCCAGCGGTGGCCCGCGGGTGGTGGAGCGGCAGTGGGAGGCCGGCAGCGCGGGCGCCGCGTCCCCGGAGGAGCTCGCGTCCCCCGAGGAGCGCGCGTGCCCGGAAGAGCCCGCGGCGGCGTCCCCCGAGCCGCGCGTTTGGCTTGAGGACCCCGCGtcccccgaggagcccggagagcCCGCGCCCGTGCCCCCGGGGTTCGGGGCGGTGTACGGGGAGCCGGACCTGGTGCTGGAGGTGTCCGGGCGCCGGCTGCGCGCGCACAAGGCGGTGCTGGCGGCGCGCAGCGACTACTTCCGCGCGCGCGCGTCGCGGGACGTGCTGCGGGTGCAGGGGGTGAGCCTGGCGGCGCTGCGGCTGCTCCTGGCCGACGCCTACAGCGGGCGCATGGCGGGCGTGCGGCCCGACAACGTGGCCGAGGTGGTGGCCGGCGCGCGCCGCCTGCAGCTGCCCGGCGCCGCGCAGCGCGCCACCGACGCCGTGGGGCCGCAGCTGAGCCTGGCCAACTGCTACGAGGTCCTGAGCGCGGCCAAGCGGCAGCGGCTGAACGAGCTGCGCGACGCCGCCTACTGCTTCATGAGTGACCACTACCTGGAGGTGCTGCGCGAGCCCGCCGTGTTCGGCCGCCTGTCGGGCGCCGAGCGGGATCTGCTGCTGCGCCGCCGCCTGCGCGCCGGCCGCGCCCACCTCTTGGCCGCGGCGCTGGGGCCGGCGGGGGAGCGCGCGGGCAGCCGGCCGCAGAGCCCCTCGGGGGACGCGGACGCGCGCGGGGACGCGGCCGTCTACTGCTTCCACGAGGCGGCCGGAGAGTGGCGCGAGCTGACGCGGCTGCCCGAGGGCGCGCCGGCGCGGGGCTGCGGCCTGTGTGTCCTCTACAACTACCTCTTCGTGGCGGGCGGCGTGGCACCCGCGGGCCCCGACGGCCGCGCGCGCCCGTCAGACCAGGTCTTCTGCTACAACCCGGCCACAGACACCTGGAGCGCCGTGAGGCCCCTGCGCCAGGCGCGCTCGCAGCTGCGGCTGCTGGCCCTGGACGGCCACCTCTACGCCGTGGGCGGCGAGTGCCTGCTCAGCGTGGAGCGCTACGACCCGCGCGCTGACCGCTGGGCCCCCGTCGCGCCGCTGCCCCGGGGCGCCTTCGCCGTGGCGCACGAGGCCACCACCTGCCACGGCGAGATCTACGTGTCCGGGGGCTCGCTCTTCTACCGCCTGCTCAAGTACGACCCGCGGCGCGACGAGTGGCAGGAGTGCCCGTGCAGCAGCAGCCGCGAGCGCTCGGCCGACATGGTGGCTCTCGACGGCTTCATCTACCGCTTCGACCTGAGCAGCAGCCGCGGCGAGGCGCAGGCGGCGGGGCCGGGCGGAGTCAGCGTGTCCCGATACCACTGCCTGGCCAAGCAGTGGAGCCCGTGCGCTGCGCCCCTGCGTCCCCCCGGAGCCCCCACGGGCCTGCAGCCTTTCCGCTGCGCCGCCCTGGACGGCGCCATCTACTGCGTGAGCCGCGCGGGCACCTGGCGCTTCCAGCCCGCCCGGGACGGCGAGGCCGGCGGCGACGCAGGCCAGGGCGGCGGCTTCGAGGCGCTGGGCGCCCCCTTGGACGTCCGGGGCGTGCTCATCCCGTTCGCTCTCAGCCTACCCGAGAGGTCGCCCCGAGGGGAGCAGGGAGCCGCGTAG